A genomic window from Zootoca vivipara chromosome Z, rZooViv1.1, whole genome shotgun sequence includes:
- the EGFL7 gene encoding epidermal growth factor-like protein 7 translates to MRRVSCLLAVVLFILAVINVECASRPGPRVCSMGLKSQVMSYLVSHAQPMYQPYLTLCQGYRLCSMYRTIYKTAQRLAYRKQSYPTYACCPGWRRANGAPGLGCNIAICRPPCQNGGKCLSPNKCSCPSGWSGRSCQTDVDECAGGRHGCSHTCRNVVGSYHCTCQQGYELGVDGRTCEALGVPTDAVSPARTTNLMVEDEVRQLKTRMAALEEKFQLTLAPFLKVEVPGLEGTPADPIALLVHSLQKLDRIDSLSEQISFLEERLEICSCKNEG, encoded by the exons ATGAGGAGGGTCAGCTGCCTTCTGGCAGTGGTCCTTTTCATCCTTGCAGTGATCAATGTTGAGTGTGCCTCTAGACCAGG GCCCAGAGTGTGCTCCATGGGGCTGAAGAGCCAGGTGATGTCCTACCTCGTGTCCCATGCCCAACCTATGTACCAGCCTTACCTCACCTTGTGCCAGGGATACAGGCTCTGCAGTATGTACAG AACCATCTATAAAACTGCCCAACGCCTAGCCTATCGGAAGCAGTCCTATCCAACGTATGCCTGCTGTCCTGGGTGGAGACGGGCAAATGGTGCCCCTGGGCTTGGATGCAATATAG CAATCTGCCGCCCCCCTTGCCAGAATGGTGGGAAGTGTCTGTCCCCTAACAAGTGTTCTTGCCCTTCAGGATGGAGCGGAAGGAGTTGCCAGACAG ATGTGGACGAATGTGCTGGAGGGAGACACGGGTGCAGCCACACCTGTCGCAACGTGGTTGGGAGTTACCACTGCACCTGCCAACAAGGTTACGAACTTGGTGTGGATGGAAGGACCTGTGAGGCTCTGGGAGTGCCCACGGATGCCGTGAGCCCAG CTAGGACCACCAACCTGATGGTGGAGGATGAAGTGCGGCAGCTGAAGACCAGGATGGCTGCTCTGGAGGAA AAATTTCAGCTCACGCTAGCGCCGTTCCTCAAAGTGGAGGTGCCAGGGTTGGAGGGGACCCCTGCCGACCCCATCGCCCTCCTGGTGCACTCTTTGCAGAAGCTGGACAGAATCGACTCTCTCAGTGAGCAGATCTCTTTCCTGGAGGAGCGGCTGGAGATTT GTTCTTGCAAAAATGAAGGTTAA